One segment of Labrus mixtus chromosome 10, fLabMix1.1, whole genome shotgun sequence DNA contains the following:
- the LOC132982590 gene encoding IgGFc-binding protein-like codes for MCGNKQGLHAIQVHVQTDGHLESALNVLVNVSGVLVKLNSKNMESLEVDGVIKNMPYHLGPTALAFSLGLHTYIYTDVGFEFSLSTDDIVTIRLSSRYANAVCGLCGNFNSDPADDLTANGAEERLSHEHFGKAWRSGQNPWCVDGCLGGSCPTCSTERLAHFSDPEVCGKILDVNGPFRHCHGQVNPSIFYKRCISDLCLHGGLQPALCHSLAVYTSVCLSHRATVYAWRSPGFCDSPCLSSSSYNMSSASVHLCLGLQNNTLEMPLNTGENCLCEAGLVHSGSQCISAENCGCFHQGEYLQAGQEVSTCEKICRCNAGGHMTCRNTFCGNDEECKLLRGVRGCYPKPKLARCSVDGSQYTTFDGRAFEFHGSCNYTLVQTCALKKLDVEPVFIAAKQNHSKGRQISLQVNKMYFEISAAFPGNILVNGVYENLPFSQSNFNVHQKNGWITVKTPQSVELISDLKNHILVKIPDIYHQTTCGLCGNYNDNPSDDLQLPDGSVTSEPEVFGPSWKLLDNKTSCSDVCDGTCQRCQSPMPEYTSDLYCGLLTHPKGPFASCQHLVCPQKFYSLCMKNLCISQGQHWALCDALWDYEAACKEAGVTVDLWTNTTSCGESLTAQLNVSNDEVL; via the exons ATGTGTGGAAACAAGCAGGGCCTACATGCCATTCAGGTTCATGTGCAGACAGATGGACACCTGGAGTCAGCACTTAATGTTCTGGTCAATGTGAGCGGCGTACTTGTAAAGCTAAACAGCAAAAACATGGAGAGCTTAGAG GTTGATGGTGTCATAAAGAACATGCCCTATCACCTGGGCCCTACTGCACTGGCTTTCTCTCTGGGGCTGCACACTTACATCTACACAGACGTGGGCTTTGAATTCAGCCTCAGCACAGACGACATAGTTACCATTCGACTGTCCAGTAGATATGCTAATGCTGTGTGTGGCCTGTGTGGTAACTTCAACTCTGATCCTGCTGATGATCTCACAGCAAATGGTGCAGAAGAGCGTCTCAGTCATGAGCATTTTGGAAAAGCTTGGAGGAGTGGGCAGAATCCCTGGTGTGTGGACGGCTGTCTAGGAGGAAGTTGTCCAACATGTTCAACTGAGCGTCTGGCCCACTTCTCTGACCCAGAGGTTTGCGGGAAGATTCTGGACGTTAATGGACCATTTAGACATTGTCATGGCCAAGTGAACCCCTCCATCTTTTACAAGCGCTGCATCAGTGACCTGTGTCTTCATGGAGGTCTCCAGCCTGCACTGTGTCACTCCTTGGCAGTGTATACTTCTGTCTGCCTCTCCCACAGAGCTACAGTTTATGCCTGGAGGAGTCCTGGATTCTGCG actctccctgtctctccagCAGCAGTTACAACATGAGTTCTGCCTCTGTTCACCTCTGCCTCGGCTTGCAGAATAACACTCTAGAGATGCCTCTGAACACAGGGGAGAATTGCCTCTGTGAAGCAGGTTTAGTTCACAGTGGCAGCCAGTGCATCTCTGCAGAAAACTGTGGCTGCTTTCACCAGGGAGAATACCTGCAGGCAGGACAGGAGGTGTCAACATGCGAAAAAATCTGTCGATGCAATGCTGGGGGACACATGACTTGTCGTAATACTTTTTGTGGGAACGATGAGGAGTGTAAGCTTCTTAGGGGCGTTCGAGGTTGCTACCCCAAACCCAAACTGGCACGCTGCTCTGTTGATGGGTCCCAATACACCACGTTTGATGGACGGGCATTTGAATTTCATGGTTCATGTAACTACACCCTGGTGCAGACGTGTGCTCTCAAGAAGCTGGATGTGGAGCCTGTTTTCATAGCTGCAAAGCAAAACCATAGCAAGGGAAGGCAAATCTCCTTGCAagtcaataaaatgtattttgagatATCAGCAGCTTTTCCTGGAAATATTCTG GTAAATGGAGTCTATGAGAACCTGCCGTTCTCCCAAAGCAATTTCAACGTGCACCaaaaaaatggatggataaCCGTGAAGACGCCACAGTCAGTTGAACTGATTTCAGACCTTAAAAACCACATTCTGGTCAAGATCCCAGACATTTACCACCAGACAACCTGTGGCCTTTGTGGAAACTATAATGACAATCCCTCAGATGACCTCCAGCTGCCCGATGGCTCTGTGACCTCTGAACCTGAGGTGTTTGGGCCCTCTTGGAAGCTACTTGATAATAAGACATCCTGCAGTGACGTATGTGACGGCACCTGTCAGCGCTGTCAGTCACCTATGCCAGAGTACACCTCTGACCTGTACTGCGGTCTTCTGACTCATCCAAAGGGACCCTTCGCTTCTTGTCAACATTTGGTGTGCCCACAGAAATTCTACTCGCTCTGCATGAAAAATCTCTGCATTTCACAGGGGCAACACTGGGCCCTGTGTGATGCACTGTGGGACTATGAGGCAGCCTGCAAAGAGGCTGGAGTGACGGTTGACCTctggacaaacacaacaagctgTGGTGAGTCTCTAACCGCTCAGTTAAATGTTTCAAACGATGAAGTGCTTTAA